Proteins encoded together in one Telopea speciosissima isolate NSW1024214 ecotype Mountain lineage chromosome 6, Tspe_v1, whole genome shotgun sequence window:
- the LOC122666249 gene encoding uncharacterized protein At1g28695-like isoform X2, giving the protein MTGPKDELEMVLERASMVNKTVIIVMVNKAYADGGSPGKTMLDLFLEGFWVGDETRGLVDHILLVAMDQIAFDRCKFMKLHCYKLETEGVDFGGEKFYMSREFIKMMWRRTLFLGDVLKRGYSFIFTDMDVMWLRNPFVRLSGNQTDDLQISCDEFNGYPESKDNLINTGFYFVRSNNKTIALFDSWYDMKDSSPGMKEQDVLIKMMHLGMFEQLGLRVRFLDTLYFSGFCRDSRDFNAVTTVHANCCRSMKAKVVDLMAVLRDWTKYKRVTMKYKRLAGNSTFFKWSPHSACFKSWIGFNFSAPVP; this is encoded by the exons ATGACTGGGCCAAAAGATGAGCTTGAGATGGTATTGGAGAGAGCTTCAATGGTGAACAAGACGGTTATAATTGTTATGGTTAACAAAGCTTATGCAGATGGGGGAAGTCCAGGGAAAACGATGCTTGATCTATTCTTGGAGGGTTTCTGGGTAGGAGATGAAACCAGAGGTTTGGTGGATCATATCTTGCTTGTGGCCATGGATCAAATAGCCTTTGACAGGTGCAAATTTATGAAACTTCACTGCTATAAATTGGAGACAGAAGGTGTGGATTTTGGAGGTGAGAAGTTTTATATGTCTCGGGAATTTATAAAGATGATGTGGAGGAGAACTCTGTTTCTTGGTGATGTTCTCAAGCGTGGATACAGTTTCATCTTCACT GATATGGATGTAATGTGGCTGAGGAACCCATTTGTAAGGTTAAGCGGAAACCAAACTGATGATCTCCAAATAAGTTGCGACGAGTTCAATGGCTATCCAGAATCCAAAGACAATCTCATCAACACAGGCTTTTATTTTGTTAGATCAAACAACAAGACCATTGCTCTATTTGATTCATGGTATGACATGAAAGATAGTTCTCCAGGGATGAAAGAACAAGATGTTCTAATCAAGATGATGCATCTGGGTATGTTTGAACAATTAGGGTTGAGAGTGAGGTTCTTGGATACTCTCTATTTTAGTGGATTTTGCAGAGATAGTAGAGATTTTAATGCAGTCACAACAGTTCATGCGAATTGTTGTCGAAGTATGAAAGCTAAGGTGGTTGATCTTATGGCTGTTCTTCGAGATTGGACCAAATATAAGAGAGTGACCATGAAATATAAGCGTTTAGCTGGTAACTCAACATTCTTTAAATGGTCACCTCATAGTGCTTGTTTCAAGTCATGGATAGGGTTCAATTTTAGTGCACCTGTACCAtag
- the LOC122666249 gene encoding uncharacterized protein At1g28695-like isoform X1, protein MDYYSKNSVSNLAVVAAMFAGFLYLCISWSPSASILFFPTQNCQCPSTKLSETIMTGPKDELEMVLERASMVNKTVIIVMVNKAYADGGSPGKTMLDLFLEGFWVGDETRGLVDHILLVAMDQIAFDRCKFMKLHCYKLETEGVDFGGEKFYMSREFIKMMWRRTLFLGDVLKRGYSFIFTDMDVMWLRNPFVRLSGNQTDDLQISCDEFNGYPESKDNLINTGFYFVRSNNKTIALFDSWYDMKDSSPGMKEQDVLIKMMHLGMFEQLGLRVRFLDTLYFSGFCRDSRDFNAVTTVHANCCRSMKAKVVDLMAVLRDWTKYKRVTMKYKRLAGNSTFFKWSPHSACFKSWIGFNFSAPVP, encoded by the exons ATGGATTACTACTCCAAAAACAGTGTTTCAAACTTAGCAGTAGTGGCTGCTATGTTCGCCGGATTTCTATATCTCTGCATCAGCTGGTCTCCCTCTGCTTCCATACTTTTCTTTCCAACCCAGAACTGCCAATGCCCATCAACAAAACTG AGTGAAACAATCATGACTGGGCCAAAAGATGAGCTTGAGATGGTATTGGAGAGAGCTTCAATGGTGAACAAGACGGTTATAATTGTTATGGTTAACAAAGCTTATGCAGATGGGGGAAGTCCAGGGAAAACGATGCTTGATCTATTCTTGGAGGGTTTCTGGGTAGGAGATGAAACCAGAGGTTTGGTGGATCATATCTTGCTTGTGGCCATGGATCAAATAGCCTTTGACAGGTGCAAATTTATGAAACTTCACTGCTATAAATTGGAGACAGAAGGTGTGGATTTTGGAGGTGAGAAGTTTTATATGTCTCGGGAATTTATAAAGATGATGTGGAGGAGAACTCTGTTTCTTGGTGATGTTCTCAAGCGTGGATACAGTTTCATCTTCACT GATATGGATGTAATGTGGCTGAGGAACCCATTTGTAAGGTTAAGCGGAAACCAAACTGATGATCTCCAAATAAGTTGCGACGAGTTCAATGGCTATCCAGAATCCAAAGACAATCTCATCAACACAGGCTTTTATTTTGTTAGATCAAACAACAAGACCATTGCTCTATTTGATTCATGGTATGACATGAAAGATAGTTCTCCAGGGATGAAAGAACAAGATGTTCTAATCAAGATGATGCATCTGGGTATGTTTGAACAATTAGGGTTGAGAGTGAGGTTCTTGGATACTCTCTATTTTAGTGGATTTTGCAGAGATAGTAGAGATTTTAATGCAGTCACAACAGTTCATGCGAATTGTTGTCGAAGTATGAAAGCTAAGGTGGTTGATCTTATGGCTGTTCTTCGAGATTGGACCAAATATAAGAGAGTGACCATGAAATATAAGCGTTTAGCTGGTAACTCAACATTCTTTAAATGGTCACCTCATAGTGCTTGTTTCAAGTCATGGATAGGGTTCAATTTTAGTGCACCTGTACCAtag